Proteins from one Comamonas flocculans genomic window:
- a CDS encoding propionyl-CoA synthetase has protein sequence MDMAGSYEKTRAAALADPAGFWAEVARGIDWVKPWDKVVDDARKPFYRWFAGAELNTCYNCLDRHVERGRADQLALVYDSPLAGAQRKFTYRELRDEVARCAGVLRGMGVQKGDRVVIYMPMVAEAAIAMLACARIGAVHSVVFGGFAAPELAKRVVDARPKVMMSASCGLLPGKAVPYKPLLDEALEIAGAPDTPCLVLQRPELRCEMVAGRDVDWQDAMSRAEPADCVPVAATDPLYVIYTSGTTGKPKGVVRDNGGHAVALRWSMEAVFGAQPGDVYWAGSDVGWVVGHSYIVYGPLLQGCTTILYEGKPVGTPDAGAFWRVCAEHGVNVFFTAPTAFRAIKKEDPEGALVKRYDLSRFRTLFLAGERGDPDTIEWAQRILGVPAIDNWWQTELGWPAISNCMGIEVLPVHPGSPTKPVPGFDIRILDEEGNEKPAGEIGSLVIKLPMPPGTLYTLWNNEKGYEETYLSRYPGYYLSGDAGFVDAEGYGWVMSRIDDIINVAGHRLSTGQMEEILASHPDVAEAAVVGVADALKGQVPLGLVVLKSGVKHSDEEVCRDLVARVRSQLGAVADFKSVHVVARLPKTRSGKVLRVTIRTMADGGEVKVPATIEDDAVLPEIKAALAALGYPRAPA, from the coding sequence ATGGATATGGCAGGCAGTTACGAGAAAACCCGGGCGGCAGCGCTGGCCGACCCGGCCGGGTTCTGGGCCGAGGTGGCGCGCGGCATCGACTGGGTCAAACCCTGGGACAAGGTGGTCGACGACGCGCGCAAACCCTTCTACCGCTGGTTCGCCGGGGCCGAGCTCAATACCTGCTACAACTGCCTGGACCGGCATGTGGAGCGTGGCCGTGCCGACCAGCTGGCGCTGGTATACGACAGCCCGCTGGCCGGTGCACAGCGCAAGTTCACCTACCGCGAGCTGCGCGACGAAGTCGCGCGCTGCGCCGGCGTATTGCGTGGCATGGGCGTGCAAAAGGGCGACCGCGTGGTGATCTACATGCCCATGGTGGCGGAAGCCGCGATCGCCATGCTGGCCTGTGCGCGCATCGGCGCGGTGCATTCGGTGGTCTTTGGCGGTTTTGCCGCGCCGGAGCTCGCCAAGCGCGTGGTGGATGCCAGGCCCAAGGTGATGATGTCGGCCTCCTGCGGGTTGCTGCCGGGCAAGGCCGTACCCTACAAGCCGCTGCTCGACGAGGCGCTGGAGATTGCCGGCGCTCCCGACACCCCCTGCCTGGTGCTGCAGCGGCCCGAGCTGCGCTGCGAGATGGTGGCCGGGCGCGACGTGGACTGGCAGGATGCCATGTCCCGCGCCGAACCTGCCGATTGCGTGCCGGTGGCGGCGACCGATCCGCTGTATGTCATCTACACCTCGGGCACGACAGGCAAGCCCAAAGGGGTGGTGCGCGACAACGGCGGCCATGCGGTGGCGCTGCGCTGGTCGATGGAGGCGGTGTTCGGTGCCCAGCCCGGTGACGTTTACTGGGCGGGCTCGGACGTGGGCTGGGTGGTGGGCCACTCCTACATCGTCTACGGGCCGCTGCTGCAAGGCTGCACCACCATCCTCTACGAAGGCAAGCCCGTGGGCACGCCGGATGCGGGCGCCTTCTGGCGCGTGTGTGCCGAGCATGGCGTGAACGTGTTCTTCACCGCACCGACCGCCTTTCGCGCGATCAAGAAGGAAGACCCCGAGGGCGCGCTCGTCAAGCGCTACGACTTGTCACGCTTTCGTACGCTGTTCCTCGCCGGTGAACGCGGCGACCCCGACACCATCGAATGGGCGCAGCGCATTCTGGGTGTGCCGGCGATAGACAACTGGTGGCAGACCGAGCTGGGCTGGCCGGCGATCAGCAACTGCATGGGCATCGAAGTGCTGCCGGTGCACCCGGGCTCACCCACCAAACCGGTACCCGGGTTCGACATCCGCATCCTGGATGAAGAAGGCAATGAAAAGCCGGCGGGCGAGATCGGCAGCCTGGTCATCAAGCTGCCGATGCCGCCGGGTACGCTCTACACGCTGTGGAACAACGAAAAAGGCTACGAGGAAACCTATCTGTCGCGCTACCCCGGCTATTACCTGTCCGGGGATGCCGGTTTCGTGGATGCGGAAGGCTATGGCTGGGTGATGTCGCGCATCGATGACATCATCAACGTCGCCGGCCATCGGCTCTCGACCGGTCAGATGGAGGAAATTCTTGCCTCGCACCCCGACGTGGCCGAGGCGGCCGTCGTTGGCGTGGCCGATGCGCTCAAGGGCCAGGTGCCGCTCGGGCTGGTGGTGCTCAAGTCGGGCGTCAAGCACAGCGATGAAGAAGTCTGCAGGGACCTCGTGGCGCGCGTTCGCTCGCAGCTTGGCGCGGTGGCCGACTTCAAGAGCGTGCATGTGGTGGCGCGTCTGCCCAAGACACGTTCGGGCAAGGTCTTGCGCGTCACCATCCGCACCATGGCCGACGGCGGCGAAGTGAAGGTGCCCGCCACCATCGAGGACGACGCGGTGCTGCCCGAGATCAAGGCGGCGCTGGCCGCACTCGGTTACCCGCGCGCACCCGCCTGA
- a CDS encoding glutathione S-transferase family protein, whose amino-acid sequence MKLYTATRAPNPRRVLMFMAEKGITGIDFVTIDLNAGEHKAPAYQARVPVSRVPALELDDGRTLSETRAICTYLEGLYPQNPLMGVDFDERAFIEMHDRRVEWYWLLPIANCVRHTHPGLATLEKPQFPDFGQSQGQKVRESARWLDATLSTQDWIAGERFTIADITAFCALEFARLMKFNAGEEGFAALQAWRDRVAARESARAM is encoded by the coding sequence ATGAAACTCTATACCGCCACACGCGCGCCCAATCCACGGCGCGTACTGATGTTCATGGCCGAAAAAGGCATCACCGGCATCGACTTCGTGACCATCGATCTGAATGCGGGCGAGCACAAGGCACCCGCCTACCAGGCCAGGGTACCGGTCTCGAGGGTACCCGCGCTGGAGCTCGATGATGGCCGCACCCTGAGTGAAACACGCGCCATCTGCACCTATCTTGAAGGCTTGTACCCGCAAAACCCGCTGATGGGGGTGGATTTTGACGAACGCGCCTTCATCGAGATGCACGACCGGCGCGTCGAGTGGTACTGGCTGCTGCCGATTGCCAACTGCGTGCGCCACACCCATCCGGGCTTGGCTACGCTCGAAAAGCCGCAGTTTCCAGATTTCGGGCAGTCTCAGGGGCAGAAAGTGCGCGAAAGCGCGCGGTGGCTGGACGCCACGCTGTCCACGCAGGACTGGATCGCGGGCGAGCGCTTCACCATCGCCGACATCACCGCTTTCTGCGCGCTGGAATTTGCCCGCCTGATGAAATTCAACGCGGGCGAAGAAGGCTTTGCCGCACTGCAGGCCTGGCGCGATCGCGTGGCTGCACGCGAAAGTGCGCGGGCGATGTAG
- a CDS encoding glutathione S-transferase family protein: MITLYTAATPNGHKVSIALEELGLPYALKVLDLSQGEQKRPEFLAINPNGRIPAIVDHDAGDFAVFESGAILIYLAEKTGRLMPADAKGRSRVLQWLMFQMGGVGPMMGQANVFYRYFPTRIPAAIERYQAESRRLFEVLDTHLAHHEWLAGHYSIADIANWAWVRTHRWSGVPIEGLPHLKRWRDAIRARPAVQRGIERPPAKIDLSRDGEAGSREFSEQARSMVMMGRTSQESQQ, encoded by the coding sequence ATGATCACGCTCTACACCGCCGCCACGCCCAACGGCCACAAGGTTTCCATTGCGCTGGAAGAACTGGGCCTGCCCTACGCGCTCAAGGTGCTGGACCTGAGCCAGGGCGAACAAAAGCGCCCCGAGTTCCTTGCCATCAACCCCAATGGCCGCATTCCGGCCATCGTGGACCATGATGCCGGGGACTTCGCGGTGTTCGAATCGGGCGCCATCCTGATCTATCTGGCCGAGAAGACCGGCCGCCTCATGCCTGCAGACGCCAAGGGCCGCTCGCGCGTGCTGCAGTGGCTGATGTTCCAGATGGGCGGCGTAGGCCCGATGATGGGTCAGGCCAACGTCTTCTACCGCTATTTCCCGACCCGGATACCGGCCGCCATCGAGCGCTACCAGGCCGAAAGCCGCCGCCTCTTCGAGGTGCTCGACACCCACCTCGCTCACCATGAATGGCTGGCGGGCCACTATTCCATTGCCGACATCGCCAACTGGGCCTGGGTGCGCACCCATCGCTGGTCGGGTGTGCCCATCGAGGGCCTGCCGCACCTCAAGCGCTGGCGCGATGCAATCCGCGCACGACCGGCCGTGCAGCGCGGCATCGAGCGCCCGCCGGCAAAGATCGACCTGAGCCGCGACGGCGAAGCCGGTTCGCGCGAGTTTTCCGAGCAGGCCCGCAGCATGGTGATGATGGGCCGCACCTCCCAGGAGAGCCAGCAATGA
- the panC gene encoding pantoate--beta-alanine ligase produces MQVVHTISDLRAALHGRGRPAFVPTMGNLHDGHLALVRQARPLGEVLVASIFVNRLQFLPHEDFDSYPRTLQADCSRLEAESCDIVFAPAERDLYPEPQTFTVTPDPALANILEGQFRPGFFTGVCTVVMKLLWCVFAGSGGTAVFGRKDYQQQMVIRRMVRQFALPVEIVSADICRAADGLALSSRNAYLSDEERARAVQLSRTLAWLSQAALEPGSKLGALEAQAMQRLGDGGWQPDYLVVRQRSDLQPPTAETLRAGQLVALGAARLGQTRLIDNLEF; encoded by the coding sequence ATGCAAGTCGTACACACGATTTCCGATCTGCGCGCCGCCCTGCACGGGCGCGGGCGCCCTGCCTTCGTGCCCACCATGGGCAACCTGCACGACGGCCATCTGGCCCTGGTGCGCCAGGCCAGGCCGCTGGGCGAGGTACTGGTTGCGAGCATCTTCGTCAACCGCCTGCAGTTTCTGCCGCATGAGGATTTTGATAGCTATCCACGCACGCTGCAGGCCGACTGCAGCCGTCTTGAGGCCGAATCCTGCGACATCGTCTTCGCGCCCGCCGAGCGCGATCTGTATCCCGAACCGCAGACCTTCACGGTCACGCCCGACCCGGCACTGGCCAACATCCTTGAAGGGCAGTTTCGTCCCGGCTTTTTCACGGGGGTGTGCACCGTGGTCATGAAGCTGCTGTGGTGCGTGTTCGCCGGTTCGGGCGGCACGGCCGTTTTCGGCCGCAAGGACTACCAGCAGCAAATGGTCATCCGCCGGATGGTGCGCCAGTTCGCGCTGCCGGTGGAAATCGTCAGCGCCGATATCTGCCGCGCCGCAGATGGCCTGGCACTGAGCTCGCGCAACGCCTATCTGAGCGATGAAGAGCGCGCCCGGGCGGTGCAGCTTTCGCGCACGCTCGCCTGGCTGTCGCAAGCCGCCCTGGAGCCGGGCAGCAAGCTCGGCGCCCTGGAGGCACAGGCGATGCAGCGCCTGGGCGACGGCGGTTGGCAGCCCGACTACCTCGTGGTGCGCCAGCGCAGCGACCTACAGCCGCCGACCGCCGAGACGCTGCGCGCCGGACAACTGGTGGCGCTGGGCGCGGCCCGGCTGGGCCAGACCCGCCTGATCGACAACCTGGAGTTCTGA
- the panB gene encoding 3-methyl-2-oxobutanoate hydroxymethyltransferase encodes MNAPAPTPGTPYGTLPTAAPLPQRRPVSLPRMAQMREAGEKITMLTAYDATFAAVADAAGVECILVGDSLGMVCQGLASTVGVTLETMCYHMASVSRGVRRVQGTAWLIGDLPFGSYGESPQQALHSATRLMQAGAHMVKLEGGGWTAPTVRYLVERGIPVCAHLGLTPQTVHALGGYRVQGRGDEAAATLRSHALELQDAGAEMIVLEMVPAQLAASLTEELPRCHTIGIGAGKGTAGQVLVLHDMLGMNLGKMPRFVRNFMPDAGSIKGAIEAYVQAVKGGSFPDDAVHAW; translated from the coding sequence ATGAACGCTCCCGCGCCTACCCCAGGCACCCCTTACGGCACCCTGCCCACCGCCGCGCCGCTGCCCCAGCGCCGCCCCGTCAGCCTGCCGCGCATGGCCCAGATGCGCGAAGCCGGTGAAAAGATCACCATGCTCACGGCCTACGACGCCACCTTTGCCGCGGTGGCCGACGCCGCCGGCGTGGAATGCATCCTGGTGGGAGATTCGCTCGGCATGGTCTGCCAGGGCCTTGCGAGCACCGTGGGCGTGACGCTGGAGACCATGTGCTACCACATGGCCAGCGTCTCGCGCGGCGTGCGCCGCGTGCAGGGCACCGCGTGGCTGATCGGCGACCTGCCCTTCGGCAGCTATGGCGAGTCGCCCCAGCAGGCGCTGCACAGCGCCACCCGGCTGATGCAGGCCGGGGCGCACATGGTCAAGCTAGAAGGCGGCGGCTGGACCGCGCCCACCGTGCGCTACCTGGTGGAGCGCGGCATCCCCGTCTGCGCCCACCTGGGACTGACGCCGCAGACCGTGCACGCGCTGGGTGGCTACCGCGTGCAGGGCCGCGGCGACGAGGCAGCCGCCACGCTGCGCAGCCACGCGCTGGAACTGCAGGACGCAGGCGCCGAGATGATCGTGCTCGAAATGGTGCCGGCGCAGCTGGCCGCGAGCCTGACCGAAGAGCTGCCGCGCTGCCACACCATAGGGATCGGGGCCGGCAAGGGCACCGCCGGCCAGGTTCTGGTGCTGCACGACATGCTGGGCATGAACCTCGGAAAGATGCCGCGCTTCGTGCGCAACTTCATGCCGGACGCCGGCAGCATCAAGGGCGCGATCGAAGCCTACGTCCAGGCCGTCAAGGGGGGCAGCTTCCCCGACGACGCGGTGCACGCCTGGTAG
- a CDS encoding branched-chain amino acid ABC transporter substrate-binding protein: MEISRKLFVAAVVAGIGSIGVSSGALAQEQVIKIGHIGPVSGPQAHFGKDDENGVRMAIEDLNAKGMEIGGKKIKFEIVAEDDGADPKQGTAASQKLCDQKVAGAVTFVNSGVAIPSSKVFHDCGIPMITGAATNPDLTKPGWDTTYRVIANDNALGAALANYTAKTLGLKQVAVVDDRTPYGQGIASVYKRDLEKLGVKVVANEFTNDKATDFMAILTSIKAKKPQAIFYGGMYGQAGPMLRQMAQLGMNDVKMFGGDGMCVPELAKVAAGAKTLENVVCADGGSSIEKMPGGIEWKKRYDEKYPGQFQVYSPYFYDGVMLLADAMKRANSWDPKVYIPFLQKSDYQGVTSHIRFEANGEMKDPTYTLSKFVDGKKTAIDVK, encoded by the coding sequence ATGGAGATTTCGCGCAAGTTGTTTGTCGCCGCCGTCGTGGCCGGCATCGGTTCTATCGGAGTGAGCTCCGGCGCGCTTGCCCAGGAGCAAGTCATCAAGATCGGCCACATCGGCCCGGTTTCCGGTCCCCAGGCCCACTTCGGCAAGGACGACGAAAACGGCGTGCGCATGGCCATCGAGGACCTCAATGCCAAGGGCATGGAAATCGGCGGCAAGAAGATCAAGTTCGAGATCGTCGCCGAGGACGATGGCGCCGACCCCAAGCAGGGCACGGCCGCCTCGCAGAAGCTGTGCGACCAGAAGGTTGCGGGCGCCGTCACCTTCGTGAACTCGGGCGTGGCCATCCCCTCGTCCAAGGTGTTCCATGATTGCGGCATTCCGATGATCACCGGCGCCGCCACCAACCCCGACCTGACCAAGCCGGGCTGGGACACCACCTACCGCGTGATCGCCAACGACAACGCGCTGGGCGCCGCGCTGGCCAACTACACCGCCAAGACCCTGGGCCTGAAGCAGGTGGCCGTGGTCGACGACCGCACCCCCTACGGCCAGGGCATTGCCAGCGTGTACAAGCGCGACCTGGAAAAGCTCGGCGTCAAGGTCGTGGCCAACGAGTTCACCAACGACAAGGCCACCGACTTCATGGCCATCCTGACCTCGATCAAGGCGAAGAAGCCCCAGGCCATCTTCTACGGCGGCATGTACGGCCAGGCCGGCCCCATGCTGCGCCAGATGGCCCAACTGGGCATGAACGACGTCAAGATGTTCGGCGGTGACGGCATGTGCGTGCCCGAGCTCGCCAAGGTCGCGGCCGGTGCCAAGACGCTGGAAAACGTAGTCTGCGCCGATGGCGGCTCCTCCATCGAGAAGATGCCCGGCGGCATCGAGTGGAAGAAGCGCTACGACGAGAAGTACCCCGGCCAGTTCCAGGTCTACAGCCCCTACTTCTATGACGGCGTGATGCTGCTGGCCGACGCGATGAAGCGCGCCAATTCCTGGGATCCCAAGGTCTACATCCCCTTCCTGCAGAAGAGCGACTACCAGGGCGTGACCTCGCACATCCGCTTCGAAGCCAACGGCGAAATGAAGGACCCCACCTACACCCTGAGCAAGTTCGTGGACGGCAAGAAGACCGCCATCGACGTCAAGTAA